A genomic stretch from Theropithecus gelada isolate Dixy chromosome 2, Tgel_1.0, whole genome shotgun sequence includes:
- the HYAL2 gene encoding hyaluronidase-2 — MRAGPGPAVTLALVLAVAWAMELKPTAPPIFTGRPFVVAWDVPTQDCGPRLKVPLDLNAFDVQASPNEGFVNQNITIFYRDRLGLYPRFDSAGRSVHGGVPQNVSLWAHRKMLQKRVEHYIRTQESEGLAVIDWEDWRPVWVRNWQDKDVYRRSSRQLVASRHPDWPPDRIVKQAQYEFEFAAQQFMLETLRYVKAVRPRHLWGFYLFPDCYNHDYVQNWESYTGRCPDVEVARNDQLAWLWAESTALFPSVYLDETLASSRHGRNFVSFRVQEALRVARTHHANHALPVYVFTRPTYSRRLTGLSEMDLISTIGESAALGAAGVILWGDAGYTTSTETCQYLKDYLTRLLVPYVVNVSWATQYCSRAQCHGHGRCVRRNPSASTFLHLSTNSFRLVPSHTPGEPQLRPVGELSWADLDHLQTHFRCQCYLGWSGEQCQWDHRQAAGGASEAWAGFHLTSLLALAALAFTWTL; from the exons ATGCGGGCAGGCCCAGGCCCCGCCGTTACACTGGCCCTGGTGCTGGCGGTGGCATGGGCCATGGAGCTCAAGCCCACAGCACCACCCATCTTCACAGGCCGGCCCTTTGTGGTAGCGTGGGATGTGCCCACACAGGACTGTGGCCCACGCCTCAAGGTGCCACTGGACCTGAATGCCTTTGATGTGCAGGCCTCACCTAATGAGGGTTTTGTGAACCAGAATATCACCATCTTCTACCGCGACCGTCTAGGCCTGTATCCACGCTTCGATTCCGCGGGAAGGtctgtgcatggtggtgtgccaCAGAATGTCAGCCTCTGGGCACACCGGAAGATGCTGCAGAAACGTGTGGAGCACTACATTCGGACACAGGAGTCTGAGGGGCTGGCGGTCATCGACTGGGAGGACTGGCGACCTGTGTGGGTACGCAACTGGCAGGACAAAGATGTGTACCGCCGGTCATCACGCCAGCTGGTGGCCAGTCGTCACCCTGACTGGCCTCCAGACCGCATAGTCAAACAGGCACAATATGAGTTTGAGTTCGCAGCACAGCAGTTCATGCTGGAGACACTGCGTTATGTCAAGGCAGTGCGGCCCCGGCACCTCTGGGGCTTCTACCTCTTTCCTGACTGCTACAATCATGATTATGTGCAGAACTGGGAGAGCTACACAGGCCGCTGTCCTGATGTTGAAGTGGCCCGCAATGACCAGCTGGCCTGGCTGTGGGCTGAGAGCACGGCCCTCTTCCCGTCTGTCTACCTGGACGAGACACTTGCTTCCTCCCGCCATGGCCGCAACTTTGTGAGCTTCCGTGTTCAGGAGGCCCTTCGTGTGGCTCGAACCCACCATGCCAACCATGCACTCCCAGTCTACGTCTTCACACGGCCCACCTATAGCCGCAGGCTCACGGGGCTTAGTGAG atggacctcatctctaccattGGCGAGAGTGCAGCCCTGGGCGCAGCTGGTGTCATCCTCTGGGGCGACGCAGGGTACACCACAAGCACG GAGACCTGCCAGTATCTTAAGGATTACCTGACACGGCTGCTGGTCCCCTACGTGGTCAATGTGTCCTGGGCCACCCAATATTGCAGCCGGGCCCAGTGCCATGGACACGGACGCTGTGTGCGCCGCAACCCCAGTGCCAGTACCTTCCTGCATCTCAGCACCAACAGCTTCCGCCTAGTGCCTAGCCACACACCCGGTGAACCCCAGCTGCGACCTGTCGGGGAGCTCAGCTGGGCCGACCTTGACCACCTGCAGACACACTTCCGCTGCCAGTGCTACTTGGGCTGGAGTGGTGAGCAATGCCAGTGGGACCATAGGCAGGCAGCTGGGGGTGCCAGTGAGGCCTGGGCTGGGTTCCACCTCACCAGTCTGCTGGCTCTGGCAGCCCTGGCCTTTACCTGGACCTTGTAG
- the HYAL1 gene encoding hyaluronidase-1 isoform X1 yields MRPFSPKVVLDHSRAMAAHLLPICTLFLTLLDMAQGSRGPLLPNRPFATVWNANTQWCLERHSVDVDVSIFDVVANPGQTFRGPDMTIFYSSQLGTYPYYTPTGEPVFGGLPQNASLIAHLARTFQDILAAIPAPDFSGLAVIDWEAWRPRWAFNWDTKDIYRQRSRALVQAQHPDWPVTQVEAVAQDQFQGAARAWMAGTLQLGRALRPRGLWGFYGFPDCYNYDFLSPNYTGQCPSGVRAQNDQLGWLWGQSRALYPSIYMPAVLEGTGKSQMYVQHRVAEAFRVAVAAGDPNLPVLPYVQIFYDMTNHFLPLDELEHSLGESAAQGAAGVVLWVSWENTRTKESCQAIKEYMDTTLGPFILNVTSGALLCSQALCSSHGRCVRRPSHPKALLILNPASFSIQLTPDGGPLSLRGALSLEDQAQMAVEFKCRCYPGWQGPWCEQKSMW; encoded by the exons ATGAGGCCCTTCAGCCCCAAG GTTGTCCTCGACCACTCCCGTGCCATGGCAGCCCACCTGCTTCCCATCTGCACCCTCTTCCTGACCTTACTTGATATGGCCCAAGGCTCTAGGGGCCCCTTGCTACCCAACCGGCCCTTCGCCACCGTCTGGAATGCAAACACCCAGTGGTGCTTGGAGAGGCACAGCGTGGACGTGGATGTCAGTATCTTCGATGTGGTAGCCAACCCAGGGCAGACCTTCCGTGGCCCTGACATGACAATTTTCTATAGCTCTCAGCTGGGCACCTATCCCTACTACACGCCCACTGGGGAGCCTGTGTTTGGTGGTCTGCCCCAGAATGCCAGCCTGATTGCCCACCTGGCCCGCACATTCCAGGACATCCTGGCTGCCATACCTGCTCCTGACTTCTCAGGGCTGGCAGTCATCGACTGGGAGGCATGGCGCCCACGCTGGGCCTTCAACTGGGACACCAAGGACATTTACCGGCAGCGCTCACGGGCTCTGGTACAGGCGCAGCACCCTGATTGGCCAGTTACTCAGGTGGAGGCAGTAGCCCAGGACCAGTTCCAGGGAGCTGCACGGGCCTGGATGGCAGGTACCCTCCAGCTGGGGCGGGCACTGCGTCCTCGCGGCCTCTGGGGCTTCTATGGCTTCCCTGACTGCTACAACTATGACTTTCTAAGCCCTAACTACACCGGCCAGTGCCCATCAGGCGTCCGTGCCCAAAATGACCAGCTAGGGTGGCTGTGGGGCCAGAGTCGTGCCCTCTACCCCAGCATCTACATGCCCGCAGTGCTGGAGGGCACAGGGAAGTCACAGATGTATGTGCAGCACCGTGTGGCTGAGGCATTCCGTGTGGCTGTGGCTGCTGGTGACCCCAATCTGCCAGTGCTGCCCTATGTCCAGATCTTCTATGACATGACAAACCACTTTCTGCCCCTG GATGAGCTGGAGCACAGCCTGGGGGAGAGTGCGGCCCAGGGGGCAGCTGGAGTGGTGCTCTGGGTGAGCTGGGAAAATACAAGAACCAAG GAATCATGTCAGGCCATCAAGGAGTATATGGACACTACCCTGGGGCCCTTCATCCTGAATGTGACCAGTGGGGCACTTCTCTGCAGTCAAGCCCTGTGCTCCAGCCATGGCCGCTGTGTCCGCCGCCCCAGCCACCCTAAAGCCCTCCTCATTCTTAACCCTGCCAGTTTCTCCATCCAGCTCACGCCTGATGGTGGACCCCTGAGCCTGCGGGGTGCCCTCTCACTTGAAGATCAGGCACAGATGGCCGTGGAGTTCAAATGTCGATGCTACCCTGGCTGGCAGGGACCGTGGTGTGAGCAGAAGAGCATGTGGTGA
- the HYAL1 gene encoding hyaluronidase-1 isoform X4: MRPFSPKVVLDHSRAMAAHLLPICTLFLTLLDMAQGSRGPLLPNRPFATVWNANTQWCLERHSVDVDVSIFDVVANPGQTFRGPDMTIFYSSQLGTYPYYTPTGEPVFGGLPQNASLIAHLARTFQDILAAIPAPDFSGLAVIDWEAWRPRWAFNWDTKDIYRQRSRALVQAQHPDWPVTQVEAVAQDQFQGAARAWMAGTLQLGRALRPRGLWGFYGFPDCYNYDFLSPNYTGQCPSGVRAQNDQLGWLWGQSRALYPSIYMPAVLEGTGKSQMYVQHRVAEAFRVAVAAGDPNLPVLPYVQIFYDMTNHFLPLESCQAIKEYMDTTLGPFILNVTSGALLCSQALCSSHGRCVRRPSHPKALLILNPASFSIQLTPDGGPLSLRGALSLEDQAQMAVEFKCRCYPGWQGPWCEQKSMW, from the exons ATGAGGCCCTTCAGCCCCAAG GTTGTCCTCGACCACTCCCGTGCCATGGCAGCCCACCTGCTTCCCATCTGCACCCTCTTCCTGACCTTACTTGATATGGCCCAAGGCTCTAGGGGCCCCTTGCTACCCAACCGGCCCTTCGCCACCGTCTGGAATGCAAACACCCAGTGGTGCTTGGAGAGGCACAGCGTGGACGTGGATGTCAGTATCTTCGATGTGGTAGCCAACCCAGGGCAGACCTTCCGTGGCCCTGACATGACAATTTTCTATAGCTCTCAGCTGGGCACCTATCCCTACTACACGCCCACTGGGGAGCCTGTGTTTGGTGGTCTGCCCCAGAATGCCAGCCTGATTGCCCACCTGGCCCGCACATTCCAGGACATCCTGGCTGCCATACCTGCTCCTGACTTCTCAGGGCTGGCAGTCATCGACTGGGAGGCATGGCGCCCACGCTGGGCCTTCAACTGGGACACCAAGGACATTTACCGGCAGCGCTCACGGGCTCTGGTACAGGCGCAGCACCCTGATTGGCCAGTTACTCAGGTGGAGGCAGTAGCCCAGGACCAGTTCCAGGGAGCTGCACGGGCCTGGATGGCAGGTACCCTCCAGCTGGGGCGGGCACTGCGTCCTCGCGGCCTCTGGGGCTTCTATGGCTTCCCTGACTGCTACAACTATGACTTTCTAAGCCCTAACTACACCGGCCAGTGCCCATCAGGCGTCCGTGCCCAAAATGACCAGCTAGGGTGGCTGTGGGGCCAGAGTCGTGCCCTCTACCCCAGCATCTACATGCCCGCAGTGCTGGAGGGCACAGGGAAGTCACAGATGTATGTGCAGCACCGTGTGGCTGAGGCATTCCGTGTGGCTGTGGCTGCTGGTGACCCCAATCTGCCAGTGCTGCCCTATGTCCAGATCTTCTATGACATGACAAACCACTTTCTGCCCCTG GAATCATGTCAGGCCATCAAGGAGTATATGGACACTACCCTGGGGCCCTTCATCCTGAATGTGACCAGTGGGGCACTTCTCTGCAGTCAAGCCCTGTGCTCCAGCCATGGCCGCTGTGTCCGCCGCCCCAGCCACCCTAAAGCCCTCCTCATTCTTAACCCTGCCAGTTTCTCCATCCAGCTCACGCCTGATGGTGGACCCCTGAGCCTGCGGGGTGCCCTCTCACTTGAAGATCAGGCACAGATGGCCGTGGAGTTCAAATGTCGATGCTACCCTGGCTGGCAGGGACCGTGGTGTGAGCAGAAGAGCATGTGGTGA
- the HYAL1 gene encoding hyaluronidase-1 isoform X5, translating into MRPFSPKDILAAIPAPDFSGLAVIDWEAWRPRWAFNWDTKDIYRQRSRALVQAQHPDWPVTQVEAVAQDQFQGAARAWMAGTLQLGRALRPRGLWGFYGFPDCYNYDFLSPNYTGQCPSGVRAQNDQLGWLWGQSRALYPSIYMPAVLEGTGKSQMYVQHRVAEAFRVAVAAGDPNLPVLPYVQIFYDMTNHFLPLDELEHSLGESAAQGAAGVVLWVSWENTRTKESCQAIKEYMDTTLGPFILNVTSGALLCSQALCSSHGRCVRRPSHPKALLILNPASFSIQLTPDGGPLSLRGALSLEDQAQMAVEFKCRCYPGWQGPWCEQKSMW; encoded by the exons ATGAGGCCCTTCAGCCCCAAG GACATCCTGGCTGCCATACCTGCTCCTGACTTCTCAGGGCTGGCAGTCATCGACTGGGAGGCATGGCGCCCACGCTGGGCCTTCAACTGGGACACCAAGGACATTTACCGGCAGCGCTCACGGGCTCTGGTACAGGCGCAGCACCCTGATTGGCCAGTTACTCAGGTGGAGGCAGTAGCCCAGGACCAGTTCCAGGGAGCTGCACGGGCCTGGATGGCAGGTACCCTCCAGCTGGGGCGGGCACTGCGTCCTCGCGGCCTCTGGGGCTTCTATGGCTTCCCTGACTGCTACAACTATGACTTTCTAAGCCCTAACTACACCGGCCAGTGCCCATCAGGCGTCCGTGCCCAAAATGACCAGCTAGGGTGGCTGTGGGGCCAGAGTCGTGCCCTCTACCCCAGCATCTACATGCCCGCAGTGCTGGAGGGCACAGGGAAGTCACAGATGTATGTGCAGCACCGTGTGGCTGAGGCATTCCGTGTGGCTGTGGCTGCTGGTGACCCCAATCTGCCAGTGCTGCCCTATGTCCAGATCTTCTATGACATGACAAACCACTTTCTGCCCCTG GATGAGCTGGAGCACAGCCTGGGGGAGAGTGCGGCCCAGGGGGCAGCTGGAGTGGTGCTCTGGGTGAGCTGGGAAAATACAAGAACCAAG GAATCATGTCAGGCCATCAAGGAGTATATGGACACTACCCTGGGGCCCTTCATCCTGAATGTGACCAGTGGGGCACTTCTCTGCAGTCAAGCCCTGTGCTCCAGCCATGGCCGCTGTGTCCGCCGCCCCAGCCACCCTAAAGCCCTCCTCATTCTTAACCCTGCCAGTTTCTCCATCCAGCTCACGCCTGATGGTGGACCCCTGAGCCTGCGGGGTGCCCTCTCACTTGAAGATCAGGCACAGATGGCCGTGGAGTTCAAATGTCGATGCTACCCTGGCTGGCAGGGACCGTGGTGTGAGCAGAAGAGCATGTGGTGA
- the HYAL1 gene encoding hyaluronidase-1 isoform X3 encodes MRPFSPKVVLDHSRAMAAHLLPICTLFLTLLDMAQGSRGPLLPNRPFATVWNANTQWCLERHSVDVDVSIFDVVANPGQTFRGPDMTIFYSSQLGTYPYYTPTGEPVFGGLPQNASLIAHLARTFQDILAAIPAPDFSGLAVIDWEAWRPRWAFNWDTKDIYRQRSRALVQAQHPDWPVTQVEALGRALRPRGLWGFYGFPDCYNYDFLSPNYTGQCPSGVRAQNDQLGWLWGQSRALYPSIYMPAVLEGTGKSQMYVQHRVAEAFRVAVAAGDPNLPVLPYVQIFYDMTNHFLPLDELEHSLGESAAQGAAGVVLWVSWENTRTKESCQAIKEYMDTTLGPFILNVTSGALLCSQALCSSHGRCVRRPSHPKALLILNPASFSIQLTPDGGPLSLRGALSLEDQAQMAVEFKCRCYPGWQGPWCEQKSMW; translated from the exons ATGAGGCCCTTCAGCCCCAAG GTTGTCCTCGACCACTCCCGTGCCATGGCAGCCCACCTGCTTCCCATCTGCACCCTCTTCCTGACCTTACTTGATATGGCCCAAGGCTCTAGGGGCCCCTTGCTACCCAACCGGCCCTTCGCCACCGTCTGGAATGCAAACACCCAGTGGTGCTTGGAGAGGCACAGCGTGGACGTGGATGTCAGTATCTTCGATGTGGTAGCCAACCCAGGGCAGACCTTCCGTGGCCCTGACATGACAATTTTCTATAGCTCTCAGCTGGGCACCTATCCCTACTACACGCCCACTGGGGAGCCTGTGTTTGGTGGTCTGCCCCAGAATGCCAGCCTGATTGCCCACCTGGCCCGCACATTCCAGGACATCCTGGCTGCCATACCTGCTCCTGACTTCTCAGGGCTGGCAGTCATCGACTGGGAGGCATGGCGCCCACGCTGGGCCTTCAACTGGGACACCAAGGACATTTACCGGCAGCGCTCACGGGCTCTGGTACAGGCGCAGCACCCTGATTGGCCAGTTACTCAGGTGGAGGCA CTGGGGCGGGCACTGCGTCCTCGCGGCCTCTGGGGCTTCTATGGCTTCCCTGACTGCTACAACTATGACTTTCTAAGCCCTAACTACACCGGCCAGTGCCCATCAGGCGTCCGTGCCCAAAATGACCAGCTAGGGTGGCTGTGGGGCCAGAGTCGTGCCCTCTACCCCAGCATCTACATGCCCGCAGTGCTGGAGGGCACAGGGAAGTCACAGATGTATGTGCAGCACCGTGTGGCTGAGGCATTCCGTGTGGCTGTGGCTGCTGGTGACCCCAATCTGCCAGTGCTGCCCTATGTCCAGATCTTCTATGACATGACAAACCACTTTCTGCCCCTG GATGAGCTGGAGCACAGCCTGGGGGAGAGTGCGGCCCAGGGGGCAGCTGGAGTGGTGCTCTGGGTGAGCTGGGAAAATACAAGAACCAAG GAATCATGTCAGGCCATCAAGGAGTATATGGACACTACCCTGGGGCCCTTCATCCTGAATGTGACCAGTGGGGCACTTCTCTGCAGTCAAGCCCTGTGCTCCAGCCATGGCCGCTGTGTCCGCCGCCCCAGCCACCCTAAAGCCCTCCTCATTCTTAACCCTGCCAGTTTCTCCATCCAGCTCACGCCTGATGGTGGACCCCTGAGCCTGCGGGGTGCCCTCTCACTTGAAGATCAGGCACAGATGGCCGTGGAGTTCAAATGTCGATGCTACCCTGGCTGGCAGGGACCGTGGTGTGAGCAGAAGAGCATGTGGTGA
- the HYAL1 gene encoding hyaluronidase-1 isoform X2, which translates to MAAHLLPICTLFLTLLDMAQGSRGPLLPNRPFATVWNANTQWCLERHSVDVDVSIFDVVANPGQTFRGPDMTIFYSSQLGTYPYYTPTGEPVFGGLPQNASLIAHLARTFQDILAAIPAPDFSGLAVIDWEAWRPRWAFNWDTKDIYRQRSRALVQAQHPDWPVTQVEAVAQDQFQGAARAWMAGTLQLGRALRPRGLWGFYGFPDCYNYDFLSPNYTGQCPSGVRAQNDQLGWLWGQSRALYPSIYMPAVLEGTGKSQMYVQHRVAEAFRVAVAAGDPNLPVLPYVQIFYDMTNHFLPLDELEHSLGESAAQGAAGVVLWVSWENTRTKESCQAIKEYMDTTLGPFILNVTSGALLCSQALCSSHGRCVRRPSHPKALLILNPASFSIQLTPDGGPLSLRGALSLEDQAQMAVEFKCRCYPGWQGPWCEQKSMW; encoded by the exons ATGGCAGCCCACCTGCTTCCCATCTGCACCCTCTTCCTGACCTTACTTGATATGGCCCAAGGCTCTAGGGGCCCCTTGCTACCCAACCGGCCCTTCGCCACCGTCTGGAATGCAAACACCCAGTGGTGCTTGGAGAGGCACAGCGTGGACGTGGATGTCAGTATCTTCGATGTGGTAGCCAACCCAGGGCAGACCTTCCGTGGCCCTGACATGACAATTTTCTATAGCTCTCAGCTGGGCACCTATCCCTACTACACGCCCACTGGGGAGCCTGTGTTTGGTGGTCTGCCCCAGAATGCCAGCCTGATTGCCCACCTGGCCCGCACATTCCAGGACATCCTGGCTGCCATACCTGCTCCTGACTTCTCAGGGCTGGCAGTCATCGACTGGGAGGCATGGCGCCCACGCTGGGCCTTCAACTGGGACACCAAGGACATTTACCGGCAGCGCTCACGGGCTCTGGTACAGGCGCAGCACCCTGATTGGCCAGTTACTCAGGTGGAGGCAGTAGCCCAGGACCAGTTCCAGGGAGCTGCACGGGCCTGGATGGCAGGTACCCTCCAGCTGGGGCGGGCACTGCGTCCTCGCGGCCTCTGGGGCTTCTATGGCTTCCCTGACTGCTACAACTATGACTTTCTAAGCCCTAACTACACCGGCCAGTGCCCATCAGGCGTCCGTGCCCAAAATGACCAGCTAGGGTGGCTGTGGGGCCAGAGTCGTGCCCTCTACCCCAGCATCTACATGCCCGCAGTGCTGGAGGGCACAGGGAAGTCACAGATGTATGTGCAGCACCGTGTGGCTGAGGCATTCCGTGTGGCTGTGGCTGCTGGTGACCCCAATCTGCCAGTGCTGCCCTATGTCCAGATCTTCTATGACATGACAAACCACTTTCTGCCCCTG GATGAGCTGGAGCACAGCCTGGGGGAGAGTGCGGCCCAGGGGGCAGCTGGAGTGGTGCTCTGGGTGAGCTGGGAAAATACAAGAACCAAG GAATCATGTCAGGCCATCAAGGAGTATATGGACACTACCCTGGGGCCCTTCATCCTGAATGTGACCAGTGGGGCACTTCTCTGCAGTCAAGCCCTGTGCTCCAGCCATGGCCGCTGTGTCCGCCGCCCCAGCCACCCTAAAGCCCTCCTCATTCTTAACCCTGCCAGTTTCTCCATCCAGCTCACGCCTGATGGTGGACCCCTGAGCCTGCGGGGTGCCCTCTCACTTGAAGATCAGGCACAGATGGCCGTGGAGTTCAAATGTCGATGCTACCCTGGCTGGCAGGGACCGTGGTGTGAGCAGAAGAGCATGTGGTGA
- the HYAL1 gene encoding hyaluronidase-1 isoform X6 produces MYVQHRVAEAFRVAVAAGDPNLPVLPYVQIFYDMTNHFLPLDELEHSLGESAAQGAAGVVLWVSWENTRTKESCQAIKEYMDTTLGPFILNVTSGALLCSQALCSSHGRCVRRPSHPKALLILNPASFSIQLTPDGGPLSLRGALSLEDQAQMAVEFKCRCYPGWQGPWCEQKSMW; encoded by the exons ATGTATGTGCAGCACCGTGTGGCTGAGGCATTCCGTGTGGCTGTGGCTGCTGGTGACCCCAATCTGCCAGTGCTGCCCTATGTCCAGATCTTCTATGACATGACAAACCACTTTCTGCCCCTG GATGAGCTGGAGCACAGCCTGGGGGAGAGTGCGGCCCAGGGGGCAGCTGGAGTGGTGCTCTGGGTGAGCTGGGAAAATACAAGAACCAAG GAATCATGTCAGGCCATCAAGGAGTATATGGACACTACCCTGGGGCCCTTCATCCTGAATGTGACCAGTGGGGCACTTCTCTGCAGTCAAGCCCTGTGCTCCAGCCATGGCCGCTGTGTCCGCCGCCCCAGCCACCCTAAAGCCCTCCTCATTCTTAACCCTGCCAGTTTCTCCATCCAGCTCACGCCTGATGGTGGACCCCTGAGCCTGCGGGGTGCCCTCTCACTTGAAGATCAGGCACAGATGGCCGTGGAGTTCAAATGTCGATGCTACCCTGGCTGGCAGGGACCGTGGTGTGAGCAGAAGAGCATGTGGTGA